The Caldisericum sp. genome contains the following window.
AAAATTGCAGCAGTCTTTCCTACGGGGATCTTTGGCGCCTGGTCAATAAGCCTTTTACCAGCCCTTGCAGTCTCTACCATATGCGACTTTGCATACATCTCACCATTTACAACAGTTTCGGGTGGCTCTTTTACACCAAGCATATAAGCACCTCTATCACACCCGTGGTCTTCTGCAAGTAAAAGGAGTGTTTTTCCTTCGCTCATTACCTTCCCAACTGCTCCGCAATAATAAATCTTACTTTCNNNNNNNNNNNNNNNNNNNNNNNNNNNNNNNNNNNNNNNNNNNNNNNNNNNNNNNNNNNNNNNNNNNNNNNNNNNNNNNNNNNNNNNNNNNNNNNNNNNNAAGCCGGAGAGAATTGCAAAAACAAAAATTAGCCCATTAAAAAGAAGGGTAAACTTCCATCCAAGCACTGTAATTGCAAAAGGAATCCAGGGTGCTTTTATTGCCCACGCACCGATCGTTGTTGCAATTATGTTTGCACCTGCCCCTTTTTCTCTCAACTCCTTAAAGAATGGATAAAACATATATGCAGGACCAACCATCAATGTTCCAAAAATAGCCCCAATCAACATCCCTTTTAATCCACTCTGTTTTCCTATAATCTTGCCTATGGTTTGCTTTGGAATTGTTACCGATATAAATGAAGAAAGCAAAGCAACTGCAATTATTACGATAAGGAGGTTTAAATAGGTTTTTGTCGCAGAAAGAAGCGCAGAACCTACCTTTGATGGATTAAAAATCGCAAGTACTATTGCGATTAGAAGGATTACTATCTCTATTGCCCAGTCTTTAAGTATATTCTTCATAATAGTACCCCCATAAGCAGCGCAATAAGAATTGCAGCAATAAATGTGAAGGAGTTCCTGAGGAGCGTAAACTTCTTTCCAAGGAATTTAAACTCAAGAGGAAGAGCAACAACTCCAATACCCACCCAGGTAAAAAGGAAAGCTGCAACAAGCGAGTAACTTGCATTATGAGATAGCAAATATTGCCCAATCGGATAACTTGTTGCTGCAGGTCCCATCATAATAGAGCCGGTAAGTGCACCAACGATTATTCCTGTAAAGCCCTTGAATTTTAATAGGAATTGCGAAACTGATTGGGGAGAGAGGAATTTTTCAAGAATTGCAATTATCACAAATATTGCAAAAAGCCTCACAGAATTTTGAATAAACATCTTTCCGCTTTTCTTTGAAGCATCTACTAACTTTTTCCTGTCTCCTCTAAAAAAGTAAACAATATAGAGGGCAAGCACAAGCACAAGAAGAACAATTCCCTCAATAATATTAGTGTTCATAAATTATCCCTTACTTTATCCTCTTACTTATCTCTATCAATAGTGACTTCAAATCGGCAATTTCCTTTCGAAGGGCAGTTATATCTTTCTTCATCCTGTCAACTTCTTTATCAAGACCCTCGTCGCTTTCGGTTTCATCTTCACCACAACAAGACTCACTTTCTACATTTGCCTTTTCTTCCTCCGCATAAGTAACACTTCCCTGCAGGTATTCCTCTAAAACATCCTTTACCTTTCCATATGCACCGATAACAGGAGTAATACCGTAATCCTTGAAGAAAGCCTGTGCTTTTGGTCCCATACCACCTGTTATAATTACATCGACACCCTTTTCCTTCATAAAGGCTGGTAAATCACCTGGGTTGTGTTCGTCTGCAAGTGGGTTTGGAATAGATTCTACATTTTTTACAACCCTGCCTTCAACATCTACAATTACAAAGTAAGGGCAATGTCCAAAGTGATAACTCATTGTACTTTCAAGTCCTTTGTTCTCGTCGCTTGTAAAACAAATTCTCATTTTTTACCTCCTTAAAAATTTTTAAATTTTCGCCCCAGCCCTTTAAGACTGGGGCATCTTTTACGCTACACCTTTGAAAGCAACTTGTTAATGTAATCAATCCTGTTCTCAATCTCACGTTTCTCAAAAGTAAGTTCAGGATCATCTGGATGGACAGCAAGTTCTTTGTTCACATAGTCTAATCTGTTTTCAAGTTCTTTCTTTGCAAATTCAAGATGGTCTTTGTCTGCAAAGTAAGGTCCGTAGCCATAACCTCTGAAGAAGCCTCTTTTATGCCATTTGGTTCCACAAAATCCACCATAAGGATAGAACATATTATTTCACCTCCTTTCCTATTGTGTCTAAAAATTTATCTACAAATTCTTTTGTATGCTTTATTTGTTCAATTATCGAAATAAACTCAAGTTTTCCTTTTTCAGTTATGCTGTACACTCGGCGTGCAGGACCGCTACCTGAAGTATC
Protein-coding sequences here:
- a CDS encoding NifB/NifX family molybdenum-iron cluster-binding protein, with amino-acid sequence MRICFTSDENKGLESTMSYHFGHCPYFVIVDVEGRVVKNVESIPNPLADEHNPGDLPAFMKEKGVDVIITGGMGPKAQAFFKDYGITPVIGAYGKVKDVLEEYLQGSVTYAEEEKANVESESCCGEDETESDEGLDKEVDRMKKDITALRKEIADLKSLLIEISKRIK
- a CDS encoding helix-turn-helix transcriptional regulator, with protein sequence KGNAHGYELINSLSTIFPQEATQTSSVMGNYYRLLRELELLGLVNSSWDTSGSGPARRVYSITEKGKLEFISIIEQIKHTKEFVDKFLDTIGKEVK